Genomic window (Burkholderia pyrrocinia):
CGCAACCTAACGCGACGAACACTTACAAGCGCTATTCCGAACTTTCGTTACAGCGGATACGGCTGATCGTTCACGCGAAGGCGCTGGGCTTCACGCTGGCGGAAATTGGCGACGTTGTCCATGTATGGGAAAGTCCGACCTTCGGCGTTGACCAAAAGGTCGCGTGCCTGCAAGCAAAGCTCGCCGAACTCGACGCAAAGAGTCTCGCGTTGAACACGCTTCGAACAGGATTGCTGAATGCGTTGGCCAAAGTTGGCGGCGATTGCGTCGAAGAAGAAATAGCGTGATGAGTCGCGGCCGTGCAAGGGCCATGCTGCCTCGAACAGGAGCGTCAATGGCCGCTTCGATCGCACGCGAGCGTCCGTTCAGGGTCGTTCAGACCCCCGACCCCGGCTTAGGCTCTGTCCGACCTGCGCACCATGCCAGGCATGGCGCACAGCCAGTCAGGGCCACATCACCTCACCCACAAAACCACCCACCCGGTGAAACAGTTACAAGTTAACCATTGACGCTGACACCACCCGGCGGTTAGTGTACGCCCCTGAAGTTCAAGAAGTTCGATTGCTGTTCATCAATTGATCGCCTCTCAGCGGTATTCGTTGTCCACTCCCTCCTTGATGCTTCTCCCGCTCTTGAACAGAGCAAATTTACTTATTTTTTTCTCAAGGATTCTTCATGGATACCGGTATCGTCAAGTGGTTCAACGACAGCAAAGGCTTTGGCTTCATCACTCCGGACAA
Coding sequences:
- a CDS encoding heavy metal-responsive transcriptional regulator, encoding MRIGELCKRAGVSRDTVRYYERMGLLDKATQPNATNTYKRYSELSLQRIRLIVHAKALGFTLAEIGDVVHVWESPTFGVDQKVACLQAKLAELDAKSLALNTLRTGLLNALAKVGGDCVEEEIA